The DNA window ACCGCGCCCCCGAAGGCATGCTGATGAGCGACCTGTCGCGCTTCCTGCTGGTCTCCAACGGCAATGTCACCGGCATTGTCGACCGGCTGGTTTCGGAAGGGCTGGTCGCCCGCGCCCGCCGCAATGGCGACCGCCGCACCTCGATGGTGCGGCTGACGGAGGAAGGCACCAAATCCTTCGCCACCATCGCCGCGGCGCATGAGGGCTGGATCGGCGAATTGCTGGGCAAGGTCAGCGAGGAAGATGCGCGCCGGCTGACCGGCATGCTGACCTCGTTCCGCAGCAACT is part of the Mesorhizobium loti genome and encodes:
- a CDS encoding MarR family winged helix-turn-helix transcriptional regulator, which gives rise to MVAGPLPAPSGPGKDRLRLWIRLLRASRTIEAELRERLKKEFDTTLPRFDVMAALYRAPEGMLMSDLSRFLLVSNGNVTGIVDRLVSEGLVARARRNGDRRTSMVRLTEEGTKSFATIAAAHEGWIGELLGKVSEEDARRLTGMLTSFRSNWEGRE